From a region of the Coffea arabica cultivar ET-39 chromosome 3e, Coffea Arabica ET-39 HiFi, whole genome shotgun sequence genome:
- the LOC113734639 gene encoding cytochrome b561 and DOMON domain-containing protein At3g25290, whose translation MALFQTLIPALCTLSLLFQIQPSYSATCTSQKFGRNRIFQHCNDLPQLNSHIHWTYDSSNSVLSLAFAAFPARPDGWIAWGINPNGTGMIGTQALIAFKKPGGDSMIVKTFRLNSYKSVEQAEIMYDVSRLEAEYHRGLMMIFATINLPNGMTTLNQVWQVGASVMNGTFPAIHAFQPENLSSKDKLDLRKGQSLTSTSQENSGLRSKQIHGALNTVSWGMLFPIGIMMARYLRTFADPAWFYVHISCQMSSYIVGVAGWATGLKLGSQSKGVEYTIHRDFGITLFCLATLQILALFLRPKRDHKYRFYWNIYHHGVGYGVLVLGIINVFKGLEMLDPPKKWKLAYIFFLAVLGGIAISLEVITWIVILKRKPGKSGISIKLYDGQKDSNGGQQPLTS comes from the exons ATGGCATTGTTTCAAACACTAATTCCGGCACTATGCACTTTATCTTTGCTGTTCCAAATCCAACCTTCATATTCTGCTACCTGCACTTCTCAGAAGTTCGGTagaaacaggattttccagcaCTGTAATGACTTACCACAGCTGAACTCTCATATTCACTGGACATATGATTCCAGTAATAGTGTTCTTAGTTTAGCATTTGCAGCCTTTCCTGCTAGACCTGATGGATGGATTGCATGGGGTATTAATCCTAATGGAACTGGAATGATCGGCACACAGGCACTAATTGCATTCAAGAAACCTGGCGGTGATTCCATGATAGTCAAGACATTCCGTTTGAACTCATATAAGTCCGTTGAGCAAGCTGAGATTATGTACGATGTCTCCAGATTAGAGGCTGAATACCACAGAGGGTTGATGATGATTTTCGCAACCATAAATTTGCCAAATGGAATGACAACATTGAATCAGGTCTGGCAAGTGGGAGCTTCTGTTATGAATGGAACATTTCCTGCAATTCATGCTTTTCAGCCAGAGAATTTAAGTTCCAAGGATAAGCTTGATTTGAGGAAGGGCCAAAGCTTAACCAGTACAAGCCAAGAAAATTCTGGCTTAAGGAGTAAACAA ATCCATGGAGCCCTCAATACAGTGAGTTGGGGGATGCTGTTTCCAATTGGGATCATGATGGCTCGATATCTGAGGACGTTTGCTGATCCGGCCTGGTTTTACGTTCACATTTCATGCCAAATGTCATCTTACATTGTTGGAGTTGCTGGTTGGGCAACTGGATTAAAGCTAGGAAGCCAATCCAAGGGAGTTGAATACACAATTCATCGTGATTTTGGGATCACCCTCTTTTGTCTTGCAACACTTCAG ATTCTTGCCCTTTTCTTGAGACCTAAAAGGGATCATAAGTACCGATTCTACTGGAACATCTATCACCATGGTGTTGGATATGGAGTGCTGGTCCTTGGCATTATCAATGTGTTTAAAGGCCTTGAAATGTTGGATCCaccaaagaaatggaaattggcTTACATCTTCTTTCTTGCTGTATTGGGAGGAATTGCAATCTCCTTGGAGGTGATCACTTGGATAGTGATCTTGAAGAGGAAACCAGGCAAATCAGGCATATCCATTAAGCTATATGATGGCCAGAAAGATTCAAATGGAGGACAGCAGCCACTAACTTCTTAA
- the LOC113734640 gene encoding ras-related protein RABA5c yields MDSSDEEGSEEYLFKIVIIGDSAVGKSNLLSRYARNEFNPHSKATIGVEFQTQSIEIDGKVVKAQIWDTAGQERFRAVTSAYYRGAFGALLVYDITGKDTFESVRKWLDELNAHSDSTVAKMLVGNKCDLESMRQVSVEDGKSLAEAEGFFFIETSALDSTNVKQAFEIVIREIYSNVSRKVLNPDMSKTELSVNRVSLVDDGAKGWGNYTCCSG; encoded by the exons ATGGATTCATCAGATGAAGAGGGATCAGAGGAGTATTTGTTCAAGATAGTGATAATAGGGGACTCAGCAGTGGGAAAATCCAACTTGTTGTCTAGATATGCAAGAAATGAGTTCAACCCGCATTCTAAAGCCACAATTGGGGTGGAGTTTCAGACTCAGAGCATTGAGATTGATGGCAAAGTAGTTAAAGCTCAGATTTGGGATACTGCTGGTCAAGAACGCTTCCGGGCTGTCACCTCTGCTTACTATCGTGGTGCTTTTGGCGCGCTTTTGGTTTATGATATTACTGGAAAGGATACTTTTGAAAGCGTGAGAAAGTGGCTTGATGAGCTCAATG CGCATTCTGATTCGACTGTGGCAAAAATGCTGGTTGGAAACAAATGTGATTTGGAGAGTATGAGGCAGGTTTCTGTTGAAGATGGGAAGAGTCTAGCTGAGGCAGAAGGATTCTTTTTCATCGAAACATCAGCTTTGGATTCCACTAATGTTAAACAAGCTTTTGAGATTGTAATCCGCGAGATTTACAGCAATGTGAGCCGGAAAGTCTTGAATCCAGATATGTCCAAGACAGAATTGTCTGTCAACAGGGTAAGCCTTGTAGATGATGGTGCAAAGGGATGGGGAAATTATACATGTTGCTCAGGATAA
- the LOC113737816 gene encoding protein FAR1-RELATED SEQUENCE 5-like, which yields MEFNSEEDAYKFYNKYAFKMGFSVRKDYLNKDKDGVTTSRRYSCCKEGVKRKYEGDVMPKRTRAPMKTGCGAKMVIVLFRGTMKYRVHDLVLEHNHELHIAQCAHMMPSQRKVSVAQGFQAEISEDAGLSLKQSHELMGTEAGGMGNVGYTRDDLKRYLRTRRERSLKYGEAGSMLNYFQEQTLENPSFFHAVQLDCEEQITNIFWADAGMLIDYNFFGDVVTFDTTYKTNKEYRPLGVFVGFNQHRQIVIFGAALMYDETIDSFKWVFGTFLEAMCGKHPSTILTDQDHAMAAALSIVMPETFHGLCTFHIRRNFMKHLGNHYKENSDLPYMFGACMYEFEEVEQFNRVWEAMVKKHNLENNEWLSGLYKIRDKWARCMMKERWTAGMRSTQLSESLNAAIKNHLKLDHDLVQFFRHFNRVVDEKRYNELIAEYEMRQKLPMVGLRQTPMLVHASETYSPTVFVAFQNEYGESTAMVILRQQDAAMFVEFTVMRYDGGPERTVVFNRNDLSVRCSCKKYENEGILCGHALKVFDTVGIKIIPLEYIKRRWTKRARAGDCFDRRGQEVVTDPKVMISTRYRELAPAMIKVATRAAMSEDTSKVAITVISDLSKRVELLLSESEEQPLQNQKNLNMEERDKIEIVNEMGEAVVARGIKKRGCGKKSRVMRSWVDKFDRVKRKSRLSRTTQTTVSESEPTSVSFEEYMFMGCRSSTDSVSTHSMSQTVNGPPNAVAPDIDENQTVHRFANQGPPASVPTEWMHPRFSIFSKHNSVRDVLMEERGAISTHCDVDAYHAFAPSPQGRNNTQGLQLRVDVASPQNEVDE from the exons ATGGAGTTCAACAGTGAAGAGGATGCGTACAAGTTTTACAACAAGTATGCCTTTAAAATGGGTTTCAGTGTACGTAAAGACTATCTGAATAAAGATAAAGACGGCGTGACCACGTCTAGGAGATATAGTTGCTGCAAGGAAGGTGTGAAACGCAAGTACGAAGGTGATGTGATGCCAAAGAGGACACGAGCGCCGATGAAAACAGGGTGTGGAGCTAAGATGGTTATCGTGTTGTTTAGAGGGACAATGAAGTACCGTGTGCATGACCTTGTCTTAGAGCATAATCATGAGTTGCACATTGCTCAATGTGCTCACATGATGCCATCACAAAGAAAAGTGAGTGTGGCTCAAGGATTCCAAGCTGAAATAAGCGAGGATGCTGGGCTTTCATTGAAACAGAGCCATGAGCTTATGGGAACGGAAGCAGGTGGAATGGGTAATGTGGGATATACTCGGGATGATCTTAAACGATATCTTCGAACGAGACGGGAAAGGAGCTTGAAATATGGAGAAGCAGGTAGCATGCTGAATTATTTTCAAGAGCAAACACTCGAGAATCCATCCTTTTTTCATGCCGTACAGCTGGACTGTGAAGAGCAGATAACGAATATCTTTTGGGCTGATGCAGGAATGTTAATTGACTACAACTTTTTTGGAGACGTAGTCACATTCGAcacaacctacaaaacaaataaagaatacCGGCCACTTGGAGTATTTGTGGGTTTTAACCAGCATAGGCAAATTGTGATATTCGGTGCTGCCCTTATGTATGATGAGACGATAGATTCTTTCAAATGGGTGTTTGGTACATTTTTAGAAGCAATGTGCGGAAAACATCCAAGTACCATACTAACCGACCAAGATCACGCCATGGCAGCCGCTCTTTCAATTGTCATGCCTGAAACATTTCACGGTCTATGTACGTTTCACATAAGGCGTAATTTTATGAAACATCTTGGCAATCACTACAAGGAAAATAGTGATCTTCCATACATGTTTGGTGCCTGCATGTATGAGTTTGAAGAAGTGGAACAATTCAATAGGGTGTGGGAGGCGATGGTGAAGAAACACAatcttgaaaataatgaatggCTCTCAGGGTTGTACAAAATTCGTGATAAATGGGCAAGGTGCATGATGAAAGAAAGATGGACCGCGGGAATGCGAAGCACCCAACTCAGCGAAAGCCTAAATGCAGCaattaaaaatcatttgaaactgGATCATGACCTTGTGCAGTTCTTTAGACATTTCAATCGGGTGGTTGATGAAAAGAGATATAATGAACTGATCGCAGAATATGAAATGAGGCAAAAGCTCCCCATGGTAGGGTTAAGACAAACACCTATGCTTGTGCATGCATCAGAGACGTATTCACCAACCGTATTTGTTGCATTCCAAAATGAATATGGTGAGTCAACAGCTATGGTTATATTGAGACAACAAGATGCAGCGATGTTTGTGGAGTTTACGGTCATGAGGTATGATGGAGGACCTGAAAGAACAGTAGTATTCAATCGGAATGATCTAAGTGTACGTTGCAGTTGCAAAAAATACGAGAATGAAGGCATTTTATGTGGGCACGCGTTGAAGGTGTTTGATACCGTGGGCATAAAAATAATTCCTCTTGAATACATTAAGAGGCGATGGACAAAAAGAGCTCGGGCTGGAGACTGTTTTGATCGGCGAGGACAGGAAGTTGTGACTGATCCTAAAGTCATGATTTCAACTCGTTATCGGGAGCTCGCTCCAGCCATGATTAAGGTCGCAACTCGAGCAGCAATGTCGGAGGACACCAGCAAAGTAGCAATCACTGTCATATCCGATTTGTCAAAGAGAGTTGAGCTCCTCCTCTCAGAAAGTGAAGAGCAACCtttgcaaaatcaaaaaaatctgaATATGGAGGAAcgagataaaattgaaattgtaaatgaaATGGGGGAGGCAGTAGTCGCAAGAGGCATTAAAAAACGAGGCTGTGGGAAGAAAAGTAGAGTGATGCGAAGTTGGGTCGATAAATTTGACAgagtaaaaagaaaatctagATTATCAAGGACTACACAGACTACG GTCTCAGAATCGGAGCCGACATCGGTTTCATTTGAGGAATACATGTTTATGGGATGCCGTTCATCTACTGACTCTGTTTCG ACGCATTCAATGAGTCAGACAGTGAATGGCCCTCCAAATGCTGTTGCTCCCGATATCGATGAAAATCAAACG gTCCACCGTTTCGCTAATCAGGGGCCTCCTGCAAGTGTCCCTACAGAATGGATGCATCCcagattttctattttttccaaGCATAACTCCGTCAGAGATGTCTTAATG GAGGAGCGTGGGGCAATTTCAACACACTGTGATGTTGATGCATATCATGCATTTGCACCATCACCTCAG GGAAGAAATAACACACAGGGATTGCAACTACGCGTTGACGTCGCCTCCCCCCAAAATGAGGTTGATGAATGA